One region of Bactrocera neohumeralis isolate Rockhampton chromosome 5, APGP_CSIRO_Bneo_wtdbg2-racon-allhic-juicebox.fasta_v2, whole genome shotgun sequence genomic DNA includes:
- the LOC126759056 gene encoding trithorax group protein osa has product MSAVYSPQQPQQSAPPGAVLQPPQPPTPTSMQQQQQQQQQPPGVGGGVGGVGMGGPTGVPMGSGGPIQRGPSMVGSGGGPVGPPSSVGSGAMMGGVPPPPSSQRGGMPPSPSPAQIQKILDDNCGLIQTIQDFQTMGKAQECMTYHMALHRNLVYLAQLADPTMNIAQILPHPHVLQQQAAQQQGPHGMMGAPQPPQQGGPPTGANQPQIAGMPPMSHSDGNVQPPSGAQMSYGGQPPQSHPGMTPNSQSQQGPPQQAIHSQQAGQQQPQQQGGAYRVGTSPQSANQQPPTVSNAGSNQQRPSVQSGQQPGQGPQQQAPNSQQGPPPQPQYRGNYQQQHSHYPGYPPQSQPSYQPQTGYPYGPPTQGYGPPPPNTQGGYHHAGMPPTSSAGGGPPGQHGYANASGQQGPPGAYAPPPPNQQVAPGQQPPPSQMYGPPTTGQGPPPPPNQYGPPQGGNNAPPPMTYGGYGGPPPSGYGQASNALPSGYGPPPQNPTQSPYPPQSPYQQGGAPGGYPGQSPQQQQTSQGTSGGYSSSPSPGQTPPPPSNQQTPNSANPNGPNAPPASVQSTSPSTSSGNLGVNSGPPNQQTQSPQQQQQQQQQQQQQQQYGNQQPPVSSGPPQPHGSTPQQQTVYSSAGAPAGGPSPYGAPSQQQQQQQPPGPNGPPQVPPNTTAPPNGTPQMPNQQYQPPPAGQPYGAPPPQAYGPPPPSGGYPGHGYHQPQGGYGGMPQGQYPPSQGYQGYRPTGGQMPPPGAPQGPPTNAYSYYGNQPPQ; this is encoded by the exons ATGTCTGCAGTTTATTCGCCGCAACAACCGCAGCAGTCTGCGCCCCCAGGTGCTGTACTGCAACCGCCTCAGCCACCAACGCCGACGTcgatgcagcaacaacaacaacagcagcagcaaccacCGGGTGTTGGCGGCGGCGTGGGTGGAGTGGGGATGGGTGGTCCAACAGGAGTGCCAATGGGCTCCGGCGGTCCAATCCAACGAGGTCCTTCCATGGTTGGCAGTGGTGGCGGACCCGTCGGTCCTCCATCTTCAGTTGGAAGTGGTGCTATGATGGGCGGTGTTCCTCCTCCGCCATCATCCCAACGCGGTGGTATGCCACCATCACCCAGTCcagcacaaatacaaaaaatacttgACGATAATTGTGGTCTTATTCAAACAATTCAAGACTTTCAAACGATGGGCAAAGCCCAGGAGTGCATGACATATCATATGGCACTACACAGAAATCTCGTTTATTTAGCACAACTAGCTGATCCAACAATGAACATTGCTCAGATATTGCCG CATCCACATGTTCTTCAACAACAGGCAGCCCAACAACAAGGTCCACATGGTATGATGGGGGCTCCACAGCCTCCACAACAAGGTGGACCCCCGACTGGGGCAAACCAACCACAAATAGCCGGTATGCCACCAATGTCTCATTCGGATGGAAATGTGCAACCTCCATCGGGAGCTCAAATGTCGTATGGAGGCCAACCTCCACAGTCGCATCCAGGAATGACGCCAAACTCTCAATCTCAACAAGGTCCTCCCCAACAAGCTATTCATTCCCAACAAGCTGGCCAACAACAACCCCAACAACAAGGCGGTGCTTATCGTGTTGGTACTTCGCCTCAATCAGCCAATCAACAACCACCAACAGTGTCAAATGCAGGATCGA ATCAACAGCGCCCAAGTGTTCAGTCAGGACAGCAGCCGGGTCAAGGGCCACAACAACAAGCCCCAAATTCCCAACAAGGTCCGCCTCCTCAACCCCAATATCGTGGCaattatcaacaacaacacagtcATTACCCTGGCTATCCACCACAAAGCCAACCATCTTACCAACCCCAAACCGGTTATCCATATGGTCCACCCACTCAAGGCTACGGACCACCTCCTCCAAATACACAGGGAGGCTATCATCATGCAGGTATGCCACCGACATCATCAGCTGGTGGCGGCCCACCAGGTCAGCATGGGTATGCTAATGCCAGTGGTCAGCAAGGACCTCCGGGCGCTTATGCCCCACCTCCGCCGAATCAGCAAGTTGCACCGGGCCAGCAACCGCCTCCTTCACAAATGTATGGTCCGCCTACAACTGGACAAggaccaccaccaccgccaaaTCAATATGGACCTCCGCAAGGTGGTAACAACGCGCCTCCACCGATGACATACGGTGGTTACGGTGGTCCACCACCAAGTGGTTATGGTCAAGCGTCGAATGCATTGCCCAGCGGTTATGGTCCACCTCCTCAAAATCCAACACAATCACCCTACCCTCCACAATCACCATACCAGCAAGGTGGAGCGCCTGGTGGCTATCCGGGTCAGTCaccgcaacagcaacaaacatcACAGGGCACTAGCGGTGGCTATAGTTCCTCGCCAAGTCCAGGCCAAACACCGCCACCACCATCCAACCAACAAACACCAAACTCGGCTAACCCAAACGGACCAAATGCTCCACCAGCTAGTGTGCAATCCACTTCTCCATCTACTTCTTCTGGCAATCTTGGTGTTAATAGCGGTCCACCGAACCAGCAGACACAATCTcctcagcagcaacaacagcagcagcaacaacaacaacaacaacagcaatatggAAACCAACAGCCGCCAGTTTCCAGTGGGCCACCACAGCCACATGGATCTACTCCACAACAACAGACTGTATATTCGTCAGCAGGAGCGCCCGCTGGTGGTCCCTCACCTTATGGAGCGCcatcacaacagcagcagcaacaacagccgcCGGGACCGAATGGACCGCCTCAGGTGCCACCAAACACAACGGCACCACCAAATGGTACGCCCCAGATGCCCAATCAGCAGTACCAACCGCCACCAGCAGGTCAACCGTACGGTGCGCCACCACCGCAGGCCTACGGTCCGCCACCACCCAGTGGTGGTTATCCAGGACATGGCTACCATCAACCGCAGGGCGGCTATGGTGGCATGCCACAAGGACAATATCCACCTTCACAAGGATATCAAGGTTATAGACCCACTGGTGGTCAAATGCCGCCACCAGGCGCCCCTCAAGGACCGCCAACAAATGCATATTCATACTACGGTAATCAACCTCCACAATAA
- the LOC126759066 gene encoding GPI transamidase component PIG-T, whose protein sequence is MEFGISIIFLILLYASPSAAVKESSEFNEELYVRPIANGLVNTFFQFTTRWHYGDRENLHNTQLIPRPIAETLLLYDVKELHIGLTQGLWRYETYGYPVMDNAPGAEVRAWFAGENLTSIDVDDQWVKLASTFSGILCASLNFIDKTNSVEPKYSFRPQFVTGSKANIPQFVRYASLPREIVCTENLTPWKKLLPCNSKQGFASLLNSGHVHNTNYHSLGMKMRTICESYNKNCILEFTETANMVYDPKLLGTNGDFSLRRLFGQGLNGHCALAKSSKIYVNLDDQPYDLTPTPMYNITSKRGGSTTTLGVYDIQRLDEDKFFNIAWINKKTKTNVQITPTPPLYAHRYILGHGQERGQILTQITNKHYAALPIVLQENIPWFVPSYMHTLKLIVQPENGAEYTIKPRVMHYIPGVQRLRPYHLELLFEIPALSTVQISFDFDYIFLKWLEYPPDANHGHYLGSAIITTQLPMGRNYTAIPVDKHLFADSFNASRSSYFLEIRTESLILSLPTPDFSMPYNVICLACTVVALAFGPIHSVATKRIVVEQKDAQPQSLKGKVMQKLFRRKQNKTDTNTNKAEAHTETVFGHSLADVKQ, encoded by the exons atggagTTCGGAATCAGTATTATAttccttattttattatatgcatCACCTAGCGCAGCGGTAAAAGAGTCTAGTGAATTTAACGAGGAGCTATACGTACGACCTATTGCAAATGGGCTagtcaatacattttttcaatttaccaCTCGTTGGCATTATGGCGATAGAGAGAATT tacATAACACACAGCTTATACCTCGACCCATTGCGGAAACATTACTACTGTACGATGTTAAGGAATTACATATCGGATTAACTCAGGGACTTTGGCGATATGAAACTTACGGCTATCCAGTAATGGACAATGCGCCAGGCGCAGAAGTGAGGGCATGGTTTGCAGGAGAAAATTTAACTTCTATTGATGTTGATGATCAGTGGGTAAAGCTAGCTAGTACATTCTCCGGAATTCTGTGTGCCTCCTTGAACTTTATTGACAAAACAAATAGTGTTGAACCGAAATATAGTTTTCGGCCACAGTTTGTCACTGGCAGCAAGGCGAATATTCCACAATTTGTGCGGTATGCGAGCTTGCCACGGGAAATCGTTTGCACAGAGAATCTAACACCATGGAAAAAGTTGTTGCCCTGTAATAGTAAACAAGGATTCGCTTCCTTACTCAACTCGGGCCACGTACACAATACTAATTATCACTCTCTGGGCATGAAAATGCGTACAATATGTGAGtcttacaacaaaaattgcattttggAATTCACCGAAACAGCAAATATGGTATATGACCCAAAGTTATTGGGTACAAATGGAGATTTTTCACTCCGTCGTCTCTTTGGTCAGGGACTAAATGGCCATTGTGCATTAGCGAAAAGTAGTAAAATTTACGTTAATTTGGATGATCAACCATATGATTTAACACCAACACCCATGTATAATATTACTTCAAAGCGTGGTGGCAGCACAACCACGTTAGGTGTATATGACATTCAACGATTAGATGAAGACAAATTCTTCAATATCGCTTGGATAAAtaagaaaacgaaaacaaatgTACAAATTACACCAACACCACCTTTATATGCGCATCGTTACATATTGGGACATGGTCAGGAGAGAGGTCAAATTCTTACACAAATTACAAATAAACATTATGCTGCTTTACCTATTGTGTTACAAGAAAATATACCATGGTTCGTGCCATCCTATATGCATACACTGAAGTTAATTGTACAGCCGGAGAACGGTGCAGAATACACGATAAAACCACGGGTCATGCACTACATACCAGGCGTACAAAGATTACGTCCCTATCATTTAGAATTACTCTTCGAAATACCCGCTTTGAGTACAGTACAAATTTCATTcgattttgattatattttcttaaaatggcTTGAATATCCACCCGATGCAAACCATGGCCATTACTTGGGATCTGCTATAATCACTACACAATTACCAATGGGACGCAATTACACAGCGATACCAGTTGATAAACACCTTTTCGCGGATTCATTCAATGCATCACGCTCTTCATATTTTCTAGAAATCCGTACAGAATCGCTTATTTTATCGTTGCCAACTCCTGACTTTAGCATGCCGTACAATGTTATTTGTCTCGCTTGTACAGTCGTAGCTTTGGCCTTTGGACCCATACACAGTGTAGCTACCAAACGGATAGTTGTGGAGCAAAAAGACGCGCAACCGCAATCACTGAAAGGTAAAGTGATGCAGAAATTGTTTCgtcgaaaacaaaataaaaccgaTACCAACACAAACAAAGCAGAAGCTCACACTGAGACGGTATTTGGACATTCCCTTGCTGACGTCAAACAATAA